The Solea senegalensis isolate Sse05_10M linkage group LG9, IFAPA_SoseM_1, whole genome shotgun sequence genome has a segment encoding these proteins:
- the pomgnt2 gene encoding protein O-linked-mannose beta-1,4-N-acetylglucosaminyltransferase 2 produces the protein MRASVSGCRMSIGALLNGLLVSVVAALLWKYSQLSEHAALLEEELHMTRQSQEFSQAHIDYHVALQALQEHGTHMVCTGKMHTDRICRFDYLCYCSEADEFIFFHSNSSVMLPNLGSRRFQPALLDLSSVEDHNTQYFNFLELPAAALKFMPKPVFVPDVTLIFNRFNPDNLMHVFHDDLLPVFYTMKQYSDLDDEARLVFMEGWGEGPHFDLYRLLSSKQPLLKEQLRNFGKLMCFTKSYIGLSKMTTWYQYGFVQPQGPKANILVSGNEIRQFARSLMEKMNITTVEEAEKDGGSAENEKEKDKKDDYVVVFSRSTTRLILNEAELIMALAQELQMRVVTVSLEEQSFPSIVQVISGASILVSMHGAQLITSLFLPRGATVVELFPFAVNPEQYTPYKTLASLPGMDLHYISWRNMKEENTITHPDRPWEQGGIVHLEKEEQERILASKDVPRHLCCRNPEWLFRIYQDTLVDIPSLLEVLLEARKTKANFKKSKPASTVHPGRVREPQCQTSVQTRNEAKLTVSWQIPWNLKYLKVREVKYEVWIQEQGENTYMPYILPQQNYTFSENIKPFTTYLVWVRCIFNKNLLGPFADVLMCKT, from the coding sequence ATGCGGGCTTCGGTGTCAGGCTGCAGGATGAGCATTGGTGCGCTGCTTAACGGGCTGCTGGTGTCAGTGGTTGCAGCTCTGCTCTGGAAGTATTCCCAGCTGAGTGAGCATGCTGCCCTCCTGGAAGAAGAGCTGCACATGACCAGACAGTCCCAGGAGTTCTCCCAAGCCCACATTGATTACCATGTTGCCCTGCAGGCTCTCCAGGAACATGGAACCCACATGGTCTGCACTGGAAAGATGCACACTGACCGCATCTGCCGCTTCGACTACCTCTGCTACTGCTCCGAGGCCGACGAGTTCATATTCTTCCACTCAAATTCCTCTGTCATGTTGCCTAACCTGGGGTCTAGACGCTTCCAACCTGCCCTGCTGGACTTGTCGTCAGTTGAGGATCACAACACTCAATACTTTAACTTTTTAGAGCTCCCAGCTGCCGCTTTAAAATTCATGCCCAAGCCTGTATTTGTACCAGATGTGACGCTGATCTTTAACAGGTTTAATCCTGATAACCTGATGCATGTGTTCCATGATGACCTACTCCCAGTCTTCTATACCATGAAGCAGTATTCAGACTTGGACGACGAGGCTCGTCTGGTGTTTATGGAGGGCTGGGGTGAAGGTCCGCACTTTGACCTGTACCGGCTTCTCAGCAGCAAGCAGCCACTACTCAAAGAACAGCTCAGAAACTTTGGCAAGCTAATGTGTTTTACCAAATCGTACATTGGCTTGTCCAAGATGACCACCTGGTACCAGTACGGCTTTGTCCAACCGCAGGGGCCGAAAGCCAACATTTTGGTTTCAGGGAACGAGATCCGGCAGTTTGCTCGGTCCCTGATGGAGAAAATGAACATAACCACAGTGGAGGAGGCCGAGAAAGATGGAGGGAGTGCTGAAAATgagaaggaaaaagacaaaaaggatGATTACGTTGTTGTGTTCAGTCGTTCGACAACAAGGCTCATACTTAATGAAGCAGAGCTAATAATGGCACTGGCCCAGGAGCTCCAGATGAGAGTGGTCACAGTGTCCCTGGAGGAGCAGTCTTTTCCCAGTATTGTCCAGGTGATCAGTGGTGCCTCCATTTTAGTCAGCATGCATGGAGCTCAGCTTATCACATCGCTCTTCCTCCCCAGGGGAGCCACTGTGGTGGAGCTGTTCCCATTTGCTGTGAACCCAGAGCAGTACACACCGTACAAAACCCTTGCCTCCCTTCCTGGCATGGACCTTCACTATATCTCGTGGAGGAACATGAAGGAGGAAAACACCATAACCCATCCAGACAGACCCTGGGAGCAAGGAGGCATTGTTCATttggagaaggaggagcaggagagaatACTGGCCAGTAAGGATGTTCCAAGGCACCTGTGTTGCCGCAACCCAGAGTGGCTCTTCAGGATCTACCAGGACACTTTGGTTGACATCCCTTCCCTCCTAGAAGTTCTCTTAGAGGCCAGAAAGACCAAGGCCAACTTTAAGAAATCAAAGCCAGCCAGCACAGTTCACCCAGGCCGAGTCAGAGAACCCCAATGTCAGACCTCAGTACAAACAAGGAATGAGGCGAAACTCACAGTCTCCTGGCAGATTCCCTGGAATCTCAAATACCTGAAGGTAAGAGAGGTGAAGTACGAGGTGTGGATCCAGGAGCAAGGAGAGAACACCTACATGCCTTACATCCTTCCCCAGCAGAACTACACTTTCTCAGAGAACATTAAGCCTTTCACTACCTACCTGGTGTGGGTCCGGTGTATCTTCAACAAGAACCTCCTGGGACCATTTGCAGATGTTCTCATGTGTAAAACCTAA